The region AGCCGGTTCGCAAATCAATTCCTGCCCATCGGCCAGCACGCGGTAGGTTTCCGGGTCGACCTCGATATGCGGCTGCCAATCGTTGTGGATCATGTGCGACTTGCGCACGCCGCGCACGCCTTGCACCGGGACCACCCGCTTGGACAAGCCATAACGCGCGGCCACGCCCGACTGGTACGCGGACTGCGACACGAAGGTCAGGGATCCACGCGCCAGCGCGCCGGCGCGCGCGCCGAACATCTCCCGGTAGTGTACCGGCTGGGGGGTGGGGATGGAGGCATTGGGATCGCCCATCAGGGCGGTGGTGATGATGCCGCCCTTGAGCACCATATCGGGCTTCACGCCGAAGAACGCCGGGTCCCACAACACCAGGTCGGCCCACTTGCCGGGCTCCACCGAGCCGACCTCGTGGGCGATGCCGTGGGTCAGCGCGGGATTGATCGTGTACTTGGCGATATAGCGCTTGGCGCGCGCATTGTCCGCGCGGCCGTCACCGGTCAGCGCGCCGCGTTGCACCTTCATCTTGTGGGCCGTCTGCCAGGTGCGCATGATCACTTCGCCGATGCGTCCCATGGCCTGCGAGTCGCTGGAGATCATGGAGATCGCGCCCAGGTCCTGCAGGATGTCCTCGGCGGCGATGGTCTCGCGGCGGATGCGCGATTCGGCGAACGCCACGTCTTCGGCGATGGCGGCGTCCAGGTGGTGGCACACCATCAGCATGTCCAGATGCTCGTCCACCGTGTTGACGGTGTATGGGCGCGTCGGATTGGTGGATGACGGCAGTACGTTGGGCAGGCCGGCCACCTTGAGGATGTCGGGCGCGTGGCCGCCGCCGGCGCCTTCGGTGTGATAGGTGTGGATCGAGCGATCCTTGAACGCCGCGATCGTGGTCTCGACGAAGCCGCTCTCGTTCAAGGTGTCGGTATGGATGGCGACCTGCGTGTCGGTGCGCTCGGCCACGTCCAGGCAGCAGTCGATCGCCGCCGGCGTGGTGCCCCAGTCCTCGTGCAGCTTCAGGCCGATGGCGCCGGCGTCTATCTGTTCCATCAGCGGTCCGGGCTGGCTGGCGTTGCCCTTGCCCAGCAGGCCGATATTGATGGGCCAGCCGTCGACGGCGGCCAGCATGCGCTCCATATGCCAGGCGCCAGGCGTGCAGGTGGTGGCCGCGGTGCCGGTGGCGGGGCCGGTGCCGCCGCCCAGCAGGGTGGTCAGGCCGGCGGCCAGGGCTTCGTCGATCAGTTGCGGGCAGATCAGATGGACGTGCGAGTCTATGCCGCCCGCCGTGACGATCTTGCCTTCGCCCGCGATGATTTCCGTGCCGGCGCCAATGACGATGGTCACACCAGGCTGGATGTCGGGATTGCCGGCCTTGCCGATGGCCATGACGCGGCCGTTCTTCAACCCGATGTCGGCCTTGACGATGCCCCAATGGTCGAGGATCACGGCATTGGTGATGACGGTGTCGGCGACGTCCGCGCCCAGGCGCTGGGACTGGCCCATGCCGTCGCGGATGACCTTGCCGCCGCCGAATTTCACTTCTTCGCCATAGGTCGTGTAGTCGCGCTCGATTTCGATCAGCAGATCGGTATCGGCCAGGCGCAGGCGGTCGCCGGTAGTGGGGCCGAACATTTCCGCGTAGGCGCGGCGGCCGATTTTCAGGCTCATGCGGATGCTCCAGGGGCGCGGGTCGCGCGCACGGGTTCTTGAGGAAGGCGCGGCGACGTCATCACAGCTTGCCCATGATGCGGCCGGAAAAGCCATAGACCTCGCGCTGGCCGGCCAGCGCGACTAGTTCAACGGTTCGGCTTTGTCCCGGCTCGAAGCGCACGGCGGTGCCGGCGGTGATGTTCAGGCGGAAGCCCCGCGCCAGCGCGCGATCGAAGCGCAGGGCGTCGTTGACCTCGAAGAAATGAAAGTGCGAGCCGATCTGCACGGGGCGGTCGCCGGTGTTTTCCACCGTCAGCATCAGGGTGTCGCGGCCAACGTTGAGTTCGATCTCGCCGTCGTCGACCAGCAGTTCTCCGGGAATCATGTCGGATCCTTTGTATGGTTCATTCAGGCAGCGAGCAGAACCACGCCATAAGCCGCCACACCCAGGCCGGCCAGGCGCGGCAGCCACGCGCTGCCACGGCGCAGGACCAGGCCGCCGGCGATGCCCACGCAGTGCAGGGTCACGGTCGCCGCCATGAAGCCGGCGATATAGGGCAGGGCGATGGCCGTCTCGGGCAGTTCATAGCCGTGGGCGTGGCCATGGAACAGCGCGAAGACCCCGGCCACCACGGCGCCGGCCACTTCCGGCAGGCGCGCGCGCGTGGCCGTAAGGAGGCCCAGCACCAGCAGGGATACGGCAATCATGGGCTCCACGGCCGGCAGCGGTACGCGCGCCAGGCCCAGCAGCGCGCCGAGCAGCAGCACGGACGCGAACGACAGCGGCGCCAGCCAGGCGCGCCGGCTGGTGAGGGCGCTCCAGACACCCAGGACGATCATGGCGCAAAGATGGTCGGCGCCGGTGAGCGGATGCAGGAAGCCTTCGGTGGCGCTGGCGGCCCAGCCGGCGGCTTCAGCGATATGTTCATGGCCAGGATGGGCCTGCGCGGCGCCGGCCGCGAACAGCGCCAGCAGTGCGGCGGCGCGCGCCACGCGGGGGGCGCTGACGGAAGAAGAACGGTGCGAAGAAAGCATGAGGGGCCTCGTTGCAGGGATCATGGTTGTGGCTGATGTTGTGTTGCTGATGGCGCGCAGGGCGAGCTCGTCCGCACGTTGCAACCGTCTCAGGGAATCGGGTGATGCACGGTGACCAGCTTGGTGCCGTCAGGGAAGGTGGCCTCGATCTGCACGTCGGGAATCATTTCGGGCACGCCTTCCATGACGTCGTCGCGGCTGAGCAAGGTGCTGCCGTAGTCCATCAGTTCGGCGACGCTGCGGCCATCGCGGGCGCCTTCCATCAGCGCGGCGCTGATGTAGGCGACCGCCTCGGGGTAGTTCAGCTTCAGGCCGCGCGCCTTGCGCCGTTCGGCCAGCAAGGCAGCGGTGAAGATCAGCAGTTTGTCTTTCTCGCGGGGCGTGAGCTTCATGGGAGTCCAGGGAGTAGCGTGATGGGTTCAGGTGGCCCACAGGCGCAGGGGCCTGCCGGGCACGCCGTGCACCAGGGGCCGCAGGCGCAGCCACAGGTCGTTGAACAAAAGACGTATCGGTTCGATGTTCGAGGCCACCGCCCGGACGAGCAGCAGGCCTGGCACCGGACTGGTGATGCCGGCGTGTATGCGGGGAACGCCGGCGGATCGCGCGGGCGGCTCCCCCGAAGCTGGCGGCGCTTCAGCGTGCGACCCTTGCGGCGTTCCGGCCGGCCATCCGGAAGGCAGGCTGCTCGCCCAGGCCTCGGCCAGCGCGCTGTCGCAGGCGGGCGCGATGGCCCACAAGGTGCCGTAAGCGGGCAAGCCGGCCAGTCCTTGCGGGGCCGCGCGCAAAGCGGCATCCGCCTGCAGAACCTGTCGTTCCGTCCACAGCAGCCGGCCGGCCGGGTCGCGCAAGCGCGTCAGCGTGCGCAGCGAGCCCGCGCGCCAGGTCTCGCCGGAAGCCTGCCGGCCCAGCAGGGCGGCGTCCCACCCCAGGGCGGTCGCGCCCGGTGCCAGGCGCAACTCCAGGCTCTGGCGTGCCTCGCTGTGATCGAAATAGATATTTTCCAGGGGCAGCCAATCCAGCCGCGCCCCTGGCCCCATCGTGATGCGGACGTCCTGATGGGCAGGATGATGGGGCGTGGTCTTGTACCACTTGGTGGCGCCGGGGGTGGTCAGGACCAGGTGCGCGTCCGCTTCCAGCGCCAGATCCAGTGCCAGGCGGTCACCCCCGGCCAAGCCGCCCGGCGGATGCAGCAGGGTCAGGTGGCAGATGGCCGGATCCGGTTCCGGATAGAGCGGCTTCTGCACGTTCAGCGGGCCGCTGTGGCTGCGACCGGCCAGCACCGTGCGGGCGCCGCGCCGCGCCAGGCTCAATGCCAGGGACGCGCGCCAGCCACCGGTATGCGGCGCGCCTGGCATCGGAAGAAAGCCGTTCATGCGGTTGGGCAGGGAGGGCGGCGAGCCGCCGGTTGGAAATCAGGGACGCGCCATCAGGGCGCACCCTCCAACCGAATGCAAAATGTGTGCCATATCGGGCCATGCACCAGCCCGGGGCCCGGACTATCCATGCTCCCGCCCCGCCCGAAATGGGGCGTAATGCGCCCCAATGCAGAGCATGCCCGCCCAGGATGAACCAACCTGGTGCAGGATAGGGCCGGTCGCGCCTTCAGGCCGGCAGCGAAGGCTCGTACCGCTCCTGCGACAGCAGTTGCGTGTGGAAGTCCACGATGTGCTGTACCGCCTTGGCGGGATCGTCCTCGATGATGAACAGGTCCAGGTCGCGCCGGCCTATCATCCCGTTGCCGAATACCGTCTTCGCCAGCCACTTCACGCCGTCCCGCCAGAAGTCGCTGCCCATCAATATGATGGGGGCGGGCGGCACCTTGCCGGTCTGCACCAGCGTCAAGGCCTCGAACAGCTCATCCAGCGTGCCGAAGCCGCCCGGCAGGGCAACATAGGCGAAACTGTGCATGAAGAAGGTCGCCTTACGCGAAAAGAAGTACTCGAAGTCCAGGCTGATGGTCTGGAACTCGTTGTTGCTGGCTTCATGCGGCAACTTGATGTTCAAGCCGACGCTGGTACCCTTGGCTTCGAAGGCGCCCTTGTTGGCGGCTTCCATGATGCCCGGGCCGCCGCCCGCGATCACCGCAAACCCTGCCTGCGCCAGCGCGTCGGCGACCGCGCGCGCGGTCTCGTAATGGGGCGAATCACGGCTGATGCGGGCACTGCCGAATACACTCACGGCCGGGCCGATATGGCCCAGCTTCTCTGCTGCGTTATGCAACTCTGACATAATCACCGGTATTTGCGTACCGGCAGGAGTCTCCTTGCCATCTGCCACTTTCAACATGAATAAAACCCTGTTATTGGTTGACGGTTCCAGCTATTTATACCGTGCCTATCATGCCATGCCTGACTTGCGGAATTCGCAGGGCGAGCCCACTGGGGCTATCTATGGCGTGATCAATATGCTGCGCAAGCTGGTTCAAGATCATAAGGCAGAGTACGCCGCCTGCATTTTCGACGCGAAAGGCAAGACCTTTCGTGACGATATCTATCCAGAATACAAGTCGCACCGGCCTCCCATGCCCGAGGACCTGGCAGCACAGATCGAGCCTATCCATAAAGCGGTGCGCGCGCTGGGCTGGCCCGTGTATGCGGTGGCCGGGGTGGAGGCCGATGACGTCATCGGCACCCTGGCCCGCATCGCCACCGAGCATGGCCTGAACACCGTGGTGTCGACCGGCGACAAGGATCTGGCGCAGCTGGTCGACGACCATGTGACCCTGGTCAACACCATGAGCGGCGAAGTGCTGGACCCCGCCGGCGTGGTGAAGAAGTTCGGCGTGGCGCCGGATCGCATCGTCGACTATCTGATGCTGATCGGCGACTCGGTCGACAACGTTCCGGGTGTCGACAAGGTGGGACCGAAGACCGCCGTCAAATGGCTGACCGAACACGGCAGCGTCGACAAGTTGATCGAGGTGGCTGACAGCATCAAGGGCGTGGCGGGCAACAATCTGCGCACGGCCCTGCCCAGCTTCCCGATGACGCGCGAGCTGCTGTCGGTCAAGCGCGATTGCGACCTGGGCGAAGAAATCGTTTCGCCCGAGCATCTGCTGCCGCGCGAGCAGGACAAGGAAGTGCTGCTGGAACTGTACGAACGCTACGGCTTCCGCACCTGGCTGCGGGAGATCAGCGGGGAATCCGAGCGCGTGCCCACGGGTGATGCCCGCGTCATCGAGGAAGCGCCCGCGCCCCCCGCCGAAACCGATTATCAAACCATCACCGACTGGGCCGCCTTCGAGCGCTGGCTGGCCTTGATCGAGGCCGCGCCCCTGGTGGCGCTGGATACGGAAACCACGTCGCTGGACGAAATGCAGGCCCGTCTGGTCGGCATCTCCTTGAGCGTGACGCCGGGCACCGCCTGCTATATCCCCGTGGCGCATCGCGGCCCCGAGGCCGGCGACCAACTGCCCAAGGACGAAGTGCTGGCACGCCTGCGCCCGTGGCTGGAAAATGCCGCCGCGGCCAAGCTGCTGCACAACGCCAAATACGACGCGCATGTCTTCACCAACGAAGGGATCCAGCTCGCTGGCATCCAGGAAGACACGATGTTGCAGGCCTATGTGCTGGAGTCGCACCGCGGCGTCAGCCTGGCCGACCTGGCCCAGCGCTGGCTGGGCCGCAAGGGCCAGACCTACGAAGAACTGTGCGGCAAAGGCGTCAATCAGATCTGCTTCGATGAAGTGGCGGTGGAGAAGGCCTCCTTCTACGCGGCCGAGGATGCCGATTTCACGATACAGATGCACAACCTGCTGCGGCCGCGCGTCAGCGCCGAGCGCGGCCTGGATTTCATCTACAAGCTGGAAATGCAGGTGGCCGAGGTGCTGCTGCGTATCGAGCGCAATGGCGTGCGCGTCGATGCCGAAGAGCTGGCGCGCCAGAGCCACGCCCTGGGCACGGAAATGCTGGCCCTGGAAGCGCGCGCCTATGAGTTGGCGGGCCAGCCCTTCAACTTGAATTCGCCCAAGCAACTGGGCGAGATCCTGTTCGGCCGCATGCAACTGCCGGTGGTGCGCAAGACCGCCAGCGGCGTGCCGTCCACTGATGAAGAAGTGCTGACCAAGCTGGCGCAGGACTATCCGCTGCCGCAGGTGTTGCTGCAGTACCGTGGCGTGGCCAAGCTGAAATCCACCTACACCGACAAGCTGCCGCGCATGATCAACCCGGCCACGGGTCGCGTCCACACGCATTATGCGCAGGCCGCGGTGATCACCGGCCGGCTGGCCTCGTCCGATCCCAATCTGCAGAACATCCCCGTGCGCACGGCCGAAGGCCGGCGGGTGCGGGAAGCGTTCGTGCCGGAAAGCGGCGTGCTGATGTCGGCCGACTATTCGCAGATCGAACTGCGCATCATGGCGCACGTGTCGGACGACGCCAACCTGCAGCGCGCGTTTGCCGCGGGCGAGGACATCCACCGCGCCACCGCGGCCGAGGTGTTCGGCGTGGCCTTGGAAAACGTGGCCACTGAACAGCGGCGGGCCGCCAAGGCCATCAACTTCGGCTTGATCTACGGCATGGGGGTGTTCGGCCTGGCGTCGAACCTGGGCATCACGCGGGACGCGGCGCAGGCGTATATCGACCGCTATTTCGCGCGCTACCCCGGGGTGGCGCAGTACATGGAATCGACGCGTCTGCTGGCGCGCCAGCAGGGCTATGTGGAAACGGTGTTCGGCCGGCGCCTGTGGCTGCCGGAAATCAATGGCGGCTCGGGACCGCGCCGTCAGGCGGCGGAGCGGGCAGCCATCAACGCGCCCATGCAGGGCACGGCCGCGGACCTGATCAAGATGGCGATGGTGGCGGTGCAACGCTGGATCGAAACCGACAAGCTGGGCAGCCGCATCATCATGCAGGTACACGATGAACTGGTCCTGGAAGTGCCCGATGAAGAGCAGGCGCTGGTACGCGAACGCCTGCCGGCCCTGATGTGCGGTGTCGCCGAACTGCACGTGCCCCTGGTCGCCGAGGTCGGCGTGGGCAAGAACTGGGAACAGGCGCACTGATGCCGGCTTGCTGACATTGTTACGTTCCCGGAAACGCCCCGTCTGCAACGGGGCGTTTCCATTTGGGCACAGAAGCAGTGCCCACGGGCTTTAGTTGCTGGTCAGTGATGCCCAGGCATAATCGTTGTTTCCCCAGCGTCACGATAAGGAATTCACCATGACTTCTGCTCCCGCCGCCGGTGCCGTGCAACCCACGGTCATCCATACCAGCCCGCAGGGCCTGACCCATGGCCTGATCGACCTGCCCGTCAAGGACGGCACGGTCCAGGCGTATTACGCCGTGCCCGAAGGCAAGTCCAAGCTGCCCATCGTGCTGGTGGTGCAGGAAATCTTCGGCCTGCATGAATATATCCAGGACGTCTGCCGTCGCGTCGCCAAGGAAGGTTACTTCGCCATCGGCGTGAATCTGTACGAGCGCCAGGGCGATGCTTCGACGTACACGGACATCCCCAAGCTGGTCGCCGAACTCGTGGCCAAGGTGCCGGACGACCAGGTCATGTCCGACCTGGACGCCAGCGTGGCCTGGGCCGCGCAGAACGGCGGCGATCCCAAGCGCGTGGGCGTGACGGGTTTCTGCTGGGGCGGCCGCATCACCTGGATGTATGCCGCGCACAATCCCGACGTGAAAGCCGGCGTGGCCTGGTACGGCAAGGTCACCACGGGTCACGGCCCGCTGATCAAGCAGTTCGTGGTGGATATCGCCGACAAGGTCCACGGCCCCGTGTTGGGGCTGTACGGCGCCAAGGATGAAAGCATTCCGGTGGACACCATCGAGCAGGTCAAGGCCAAGCTGGCGCAGGGCAATGCCGCCGCGCAGGCGTCCAAGTTCGTGGTGTATCCCGATGTCGGCCATGCCTTCCACGCCGATTACCGGCCCAGCTATCACGAAGCGGAAGCCAAGGATGGCTGGAAGCGTCTGGTGGACTGGTTCGGTGAATACCTGAAGTAAGCGGCCAAGCTTAAGATGTAGATGGCCCGAGGGCCGGCGCGGCCATGATTGCCGCGCCGGCCCTCGGGCCTTTTGCATGACGGGTATTGCCGCTCAGGCGACGCAGGTCTCGCCGCCGGGCGCCCTAGTTGCCATTCGCGGTGACGTTTTCCCGCAGCCGGCTGGGCAGCAATTCGCCTTCCTTGGCCAGCACCGGATACGCGGCCGCGCCCACCAGATGCGAGTTGATGTTCTTCACGTCGCGCAGGATGTCCAGGTAAAGCTGGCCAACTTCGGCGGCATCGACGTGGCCGGCCTTGATCTTGTTCAGGTGGGTTTCCGATGCGTGGATTTCCAGGGTGCGCAGCCGCTCCTTCTCGCCGGCCAGCGCGCGGGCCTGGCGCAGGTCCGCATTGACGAACAGGGCGGCCGTGCGGCGCTCGGTGGCCAGCAGCTGGCCCAGCACCTCGTCCAGTTCCTCGCGCTGCTCCGGCGCCAGCGTCCACCCTTGCTTGCGCAGCTTGCTCGCGTGCGACAGCAGGCCGTGATACGCGGCATCGGCCGCATGGCCCACATTGCTGGCGAAGGCCAGGATTTCTTCCATGCGCTGCGTGTCTTCGCTGGTCATGTTTTCCCGATCCAGCGTGGCCAGGTACATGGTGATAGCCGTTTCCAGCTTGTCCAGGCCGCCGTCCAACTGCCGTGCCTGCATCAGGCGGTGCCGGTTGTCGCGCTTGAAACCGGCGCGTGCCAACAGCAGCAGCGTTTGCAGCATGTCGGCCATGCGCAGGGCTTCGCGCGATGCGTTGCCCAGCGCCACCGCCGGGACGTCGTGCGCGGCCTCGTCAAGGTAGTGCGGACGGGACGGATCGTCGGGGTCGGCACGCTTGGGCAGCCAGCGCGTCAACAGCGCGGCATAAGGCGCCAGGAAGGGCAGGAACGCGATGGCGATGACGGCGTTGAAAAGCGTGTGGAAATTGGCGACGGCGCGGGCGGGATCCTGCGACAGGCCTTCCATCCAGGGCTCGATCCAGGGCATCGCCAGCAGTCCCAGCACCACGCCGGCCAGCCGCGTCAGCAGATTGCCCAGCGGCAGGCGGCGCGCCGCGGGATCGTCGCCGGTGACTCCTTCGATGATGGGGTTGATCGCCGTGCCCAGGTTGGCGCCCAGCACCATGGCAAAGGCGGCCGGCCCCGAAACCAGATGGTGGCTGGCCATGGACATCAGCAATACCACCACGGCCACGCTGGAATGCGCGGCCCAGGTCAAGGCCGCGGCCAGCAGCATGGCCGCCACCGGTTGCGTGGCCAGCGCATCGAGGATGGTGCGCAGCAGCGGGGCGGTCTGGAAGGGCGCGAACAGTTCGACCAGGGCGTGCAGCGACATCAGCAACAGGCCCAGGCCGATGAACACCCGGCCAAGGTCGCGCGTGCGGCCCGGCGGATAGCGGCGGAACATCCAGACGCCGGCCAGTATGAGGATGGGCGCCAGCGCGGTGAGGTCGAAGGACAGCAGCTGCACGATCAGCGTGGTGCCGACATTGGCCCCCAGCATGGCGGCCAGGGCGGGGACCAGGGCCACCATGCCGCCGGCCGCGAAGCCGGTGATCATCAATCCGGTGGCCGTGCTGCTTTGCAAGGCGGCGGTGATGGCCAGGCCGGCGCAGAACGCGCGCAGCCGGGTGCCCAAAGCCTTGCCGAGGAAGGCGCCCAGCGCCGCGCCGAACGCACGCTGGACGCCCGTCTGGACCATGTGTACGCCCCACAGCAGCAGGGCGACATAGCCAGCGAAGTCGAGTAGCGTGATGATTCCGGACATAGGCAAACAGTATTCAAAAGTGGGGGTGCGTCCCCATCATCGCATGAGATGCGCTCTGGGTCGAATTCAAAATGAAAACGTTCTCATAAATCTTTATGGCTGCCATAAACGGCGTTTTTGACGGGCGGGAGAGGGGCCGCTATATGATGGCAGCACACACGACATGGCAAGGGGTTGTCTTGGCTGTTTCCGTTTTCGATTTGTTCAAGATCGGCATAGGGCCGTCCAGTTCGCATACCGTGGGGCCCATGCGGGCTGCCCTGTTGTTCGCCACGGGGCTCAAGCGCGACGGCCTGCTGCCGGCCGTGGCCAACGTACGCGCCGAGCTGTACGGTTCGCTGGGCGCGACGGGCAAGGGCCACGGCACCGACAAGGGCGTCCTGCTGGGATTGATGGGCCTGGCACCGGATACGGTGGACCCCGCGGCCATCGCGGGCCTGATCCAGCAGGTGCGAACCACGCGCAGCCTGGTCCTGCTGGGCGAACACGCCGTGCCCTTCGT is a window of Bordetella sp. N DNA encoding:
- a CDS encoding HupE/UreJ family protein; translated protein: MLSSHRSSSVSAPRVARAAALLALFAAGAAQAHPGHEHIAEAAGWAASATEGFLHPLTGADHLCAMIVLGVWSALTSRRAWLAPLSFASVLLLGALLGLARVPLPAVEPMIAVSLLVLGLLTATRARLPEVAGAVVAGVFALFHGHAHGYELPETAIALPYIAGFMAATVTLHCVGIAGGLVLRRGSAWLPRLAGLGVAAYGVVLLAA
- a CDS encoding dienelactone hydrolase family protein, coding for MTSAPAAGAVQPTVIHTSPQGLTHGLIDLPVKDGTVQAYYAVPEGKSKLPIVLVVQEIFGLHEYIQDVCRRVAKEGYFAIGVNLYERQGDASTYTDIPKLVAELVAKVPDDQVMSDLDASVAWAAQNGGDPKRVGVTGFCWGGRITWMYAAHNPDVKAGVAWYGKVTTGHGPLIKQFVVDIADKVHGPVLGLYGAKDESIPVDTIEQVKAKLAQGNAAAQASKFVVYPDVGHAFHADYRPSYHEAEAKDGWKRLVDWFGEYLK
- a CDS encoding urease accessory protein UreD; its protein translation is MNGFLPMPGAPHTGGWRASLALSLARRGARTVLAGRSHSGPLNVQKPLYPEPDPAICHLTLLHPPGGLAGGDRLALDLALEADAHLVLTTPGATKWYKTTPHHPAHQDVRITMGPGARLDWLPLENIYFDHSEARQSLELRLAPGATALGWDAALLGRQASGETWRAGSLRTLTRLRDPAGRLLWTERQVLQADAALRAAPQGLAGLPAYGTLWAIAPACDSALAEAWASSLPSGWPAGTPQGSHAEAPPASGEPPARSAGVPRIHAGITSPVPGLLLVRAVASNIEPIRLLFNDLWLRLRPLVHGVPGRPLRLWAT
- the ureC gene encoding urease subunit alpha, with amino-acid sequence MSLKIGRRAYAEMFGPTTGDRLRLADTDLLIEIERDYTTYGEEVKFGGGKVIRDGMGQSQRLGADVADTVITNAVILDHWGIVKADIGLKNGRVMAIGKAGNPDIQPGVTIVIGAGTEIIAGEGKIVTAGGIDSHVHLICPQLIDEALAAGLTTLLGGGTGPATGTAATTCTPGAWHMERMLAAVDGWPINIGLLGKGNASQPGPLMEQIDAGAIGLKLHEDWGTTPAAIDCCLDVAERTDTQVAIHTDTLNESGFVETTIAAFKDRSIHTYHTEGAGGGHAPDILKVAGLPNVLPSSTNPTRPYTVNTVDEHLDMLMVCHHLDAAIAEDVAFAESRIRRETIAAEDILQDLGAISMISSDSQAMGRIGEVIMRTWQTAHKMKVQRGALTGDGRADNARAKRYIAKYTINPALTHGIAHEVGSVEPGKWADLVLWDPAFFGVKPDMVLKGGIITTALMGDPNASIPTPQPVHYREMFGARAGALARGSLTFVSQSAYQSGVAARYGLSKRVVPVQGVRGVRKSHMIHNDWQPHIEVDPETYRVLADGQELICEPAEVLPMAQRYFLF
- a CDS encoding urease subunit beta — translated: MIPGELLVDDGEIELNVGRDTLMLTVENTGDRPVQIGSHFHFFEVNDALRFDRALARGFRLNITAGTAVRFEPGQSRTVELVALAGQREVYGFSGRIMGKL
- the polA gene encoding DNA polymerase I — protein: MNKTLLLVDGSSYLYRAYHAMPDLRNSQGEPTGAIYGVINMLRKLVQDHKAEYAACIFDAKGKTFRDDIYPEYKSHRPPMPEDLAAQIEPIHKAVRALGWPVYAVAGVEADDVIGTLARIATEHGLNTVVSTGDKDLAQLVDDHVTLVNTMSGEVLDPAGVVKKFGVAPDRIVDYLMLIGDSVDNVPGVDKVGPKTAVKWLTEHGSVDKLIEVADSIKGVAGNNLRTALPSFPMTRELLSVKRDCDLGEEIVSPEHLLPREQDKEVLLELYERYGFRTWLREISGESERVPTGDARVIEEAPAPPAETDYQTITDWAAFERWLALIEAAPLVALDTETTSLDEMQARLVGISLSVTPGTACYIPVAHRGPEAGDQLPKDEVLARLRPWLENAAAAKLLHNAKYDAHVFTNEGIQLAGIQEDTMLQAYVLESHRGVSLADLAQRWLGRKGQTYEELCGKGVNQICFDEVAVEKASFYAAEDADFTIQMHNLLRPRVSAERGLDFIYKLEMQVAEVLLRIERNGVRVDAEELARQSHALGTEMLALEARAYELAGQPFNLNSPKQLGEILFGRMQLPVVRKTASGVPSTDEEVLTKLAQDYPLPQVLLQYRGVAKLKSTYTDKLPRMINPATGRVHTHYAQAAVITGRLASSDPNLQNIPVRTAEGRRVREAFVPESGVLMSADYSQIELRIMAHVSDDANLQRAFAAGEDIHRATAAEVFGVALENVATEQRRAAKAINFGLIYGMGVFGLASNLGITRDAAQAYIDRYFARYPGVAQYMESTRLLARQQGYVETVFGRRLWLPEINGGSGPRRQAAERAAINAPMQGTAADLIKMAMVAVQRWIETDKLGSRIIMQVHDELVLEVPDEEQALVRERLPALMCGVAELHVPLVAEVGVGKNWEQAH
- a CDS encoding TIGR00730 family Rossman fold protein, with the translated sequence MSELHNAAEKLGHIGPAVSVFGSARISRDSPHYETARAVADALAQAGFAVIAGGGPGIMEAANKGAFEAKGTSVGLNIKLPHEASNNEFQTISLDFEYFFSRKATFFMHSFAYVALPGGFGTLDELFEALTLVQTGKVPPAPIILMGSDFWRDGVKWLAKTVFGNGMIGRRDLDLFIIEDDPAKAVQHIVDFHTQLLSQERYEPSLPA
- a CDS encoding Na/Pi cotransporter family protein gives rise to the protein MSGIITLLDFAGYVALLLWGVHMVQTGVQRAFGAALGAFLGKALGTRLRAFCAGLAITAALQSSTATGLMITGFAAGGMVALVPALAAMLGANVGTTLIVQLLSFDLTALAPILILAGVWMFRRYPPGRTRDLGRVFIGLGLLLMSLHALVELFAPFQTAPLLRTILDALATQPVAAMLLAAALTWAAHSSVAVVVLLMSMASHHLVSGPAAFAMVLGANLGTAINPIIEGVTGDDPAARRLPLGNLLTRLAGVVLGLLAMPWIEPWMEGLSQDPARAVANFHTLFNAVIAIAFLPFLAPYAALLTRWLPKRADPDDPSRPHYLDEAAHDVPAVALGNASREALRMADMLQTLLLLARAGFKRDNRHRLMQARQLDGGLDKLETAITMYLATLDRENMTSEDTQRMEEILAFASNVGHAADAAYHGLLSHASKLRKQGWTLAPEQREELDEVLGQLLATERRTAALFVNADLRQARALAGEKERLRTLEIHASETHLNKIKAGHVDAAEVGQLYLDILRDVKNINSHLVGAAAYPVLAKEGELLPSRLRENVTANGN
- the ureA gene encoding urease subunit gamma, producing the protein MKLTPREKDKLLIFTAALLAERRKARGLKLNYPEAVAYISAALMEGARDGRSVAELMDYGSTLLSRDDVMEGVPEMIPDVQIEATFPDGTKLVTVHHPIP